One Mugil cephalus isolate CIBA_MC_2020 chromosome 12, CIBA_Mcephalus_1.1, whole genome shotgun sequence DNA segment encodes these proteins:
- the si:ch211-218d20.15 gene encoding uncharacterized protein si:ch211-218d20.15 isoform X1 translates to MAVSITEPLIQPCAYHEAFKVELQVKRPLMPVQLSPEQVGLEMLCLCGQLDLLIRAQTQQFQEQLGQGCSPEESDTFQAQGSEILNHMLQCLEHLPKPMPQLEDYLDMVGLSAMFPRVEVFLIQGSPVDMLESPQMDEYFFHVAKLNQLLVLSQQLEEDIRHLGSHKYIAHQLSVIYQVISSFRGIQVFSEIKKDIEANFKQMKQSLVAEEGSRHEPQLAAHYINWILEITQSLTSAVLSLPEELMEDVHQAVSFMSHFIS, encoded by the exons ATGGCTGTGAGCATCACGGAGCCGCTCATCCAGCCGTGCGCCTACCATGAAGCTTTCAAAG TGGAGCTACAGGTGAAGAGACCCCTGATGCCCGTCCAGCTGAGTCCCGAGCAGGTGGGCCTGGAGATGCTGTGTCTCTGCGGGCAGCTGGACCTCCTCATCAGGGCGCAGACGCAGCAG TTCCAGGAGCAGTTAGGACAAGGCTGCAGCCCAGAGGAGTCAGACACTTTCCAGGCTCAAG GATCAGAGATTCTCAACCACATGCTGCAGTGCCTTGAACACCTACCAAAGCCTATGCCCCAGCTGGAG GACTACCTGGACATGGTGGGTTTGTCAGCGATGTTTCCTCGCGTAGAGGTGTTTCTCATTCAAGGCAGCCCCGTCGACATGCTGGAGAGCCCACAGATGGACG AATACTTCTTCCATGTGGCTAAACTGAACCAGCTCCTGGTGCTGAGTCAGCAGCTAGAAGAGGATATCAGGCACCTTGGGAGTCATAAGTACATCGCCCACCAGCTCTCGGTCATATAT caAGTCATCAGCTCTTTCAGGGGAATCCAGGTCTTCTCTGAAATCAAGAAGGATATTGAGGCCAATTTCAAGCAGATGAAGCAGTCTCTGGTTGCAGAGGAAGGCTCCAGGCATGAACCACAGCTGGCTGCTCATTATATCAACTG gATATTAGAAATAACTCAAAGCTTAACGTCCGCCGTGTTGTCTCTGCCAGAGGAGCTGATGGAAGACGTTCACCAGGCCGTGTCCTTCATGTCCCATTTCATCTCCTGA
- the si:ch211-218d20.15 gene encoding uncharacterized protein si:ch211-218d20.15 isoform X2: MPVQLSPEQVGLEMLCLCGQLDLLIRAQTQQFQEQLGQGCSPEESDTFQAQGSEILNHMLQCLEHLPKPMPQLEDYLDMVGLSAMFPRVEVFLIQGSPVDMLESPQMDEYFFHVAKLNQLLVLSQQLEEDIRHLGSHKYIAHQLSVIYQVISSFRGIQVFSEIKKDIEANFKQMKQSLVAEEGSRHEPQLAAHYINWILEITQSLTSAVLSLPEELMEDVHQAVSFMSHFIS; the protein is encoded by the exons ATGCCCGTCCAGCTGAGTCCCGAGCAGGTGGGCCTGGAGATGCTGTGTCTCTGCGGGCAGCTGGACCTCCTCATCAGGGCGCAGACGCAGCAG TTCCAGGAGCAGTTAGGACAAGGCTGCAGCCCAGAGGAGTCAGACACTTTCCAGGCTCAAG GATCAGAGATTCTCAACCACATGCTGCAGTGCCTTGAACACCTACCAAAGCCTATGCCCCAGCTGGAG GACTACCTGGACATGGTGGGTTTGTCAGCGATGTTTCCTCGCGTAGAGGTGTTTCTCATTCAAGGCAGCCCCGTCGACATGCTGGAGAGCCCACAGATGGACG AATACTTCTTCCATGTGGCTAAACTGAACCAGCTCCTGGTGCTGAGTCAGCAGCTAGAAGAGGATATCAGGCACCTTGGGAGTCATAAGTACATCGCCCACCAGCTCTCGGTCATATAT caAGTCATCAGCTCTTTCAGGGGAATCCAGGTCTTCTCTGAAATCAAGAAGGATATTGAGGCCAATTTCAAGCAGATGAAGCAGTCTCTGGTTGCAGAGGAAGGCTCCAGGCATGAACCACAGCTGGCTGCTCATTATATCAACTG gATATTAGAAATAACTCAAAGCTTAACGTCCGCCGTGTTGTCTCTGCCAGAGGAGCTGATGGAAGACGTTCACCAGGCCGTGTCCTTCATGTCCCATTTCATCTCCTGA